A part of Streptomyces sp. NBC_01210 genomic DNA contains:
- a CDS encoding gluconokinase, GntK/IdnK-type, whose product MTGALPAPTGDAAAGVPDALVLVVGVAGSGKSTVARLLADRLGWPYRDADDFHPPANRARMAAGQPLTDKERRPWLNAIAAWMDQEIAARQPAVVTCSALKRDYRDQLLGGRPVRLVYLHGSRQLIRSRLVARHGHFFQAGLLDSQFADLQEPEPDEHPLVVEIDQRPEDVVEAVVSLLRADTPPVPPRTGAPTVGTVPSEELRMPPSATDEHRTDEHATRQHATGEQWQLRHAEQTAVVVQLGAALRHYEVDGRPLLDGFTADARITGGRGQLLVPWPNRVGGGRYHFNGQDLQLPLTEPEKRNAIHGLLRWTPWELLARSDDGVRVGTTLFPQPGYPFLLEVVAEYRLGPQGLEVAVTATNVGDTAAPYGVGQHPYLTVGTDLVDTALLTVPARYRLRTDEQSLPVGREPVEGTAYDFRVARPIGEQQLDTAFTGLDRDPSGRAVVRLAHPSGLRGIDVRLGEGTRYVQVYTGDTLPEPGRRRRGLAVEAMSCPADAFRSGTDLTTLEPGASHVLRWGLGPWETTG is encoded by the coding sequence ATGACCGGGGCACTCCCGGCTCCGACGGGTGACGCGGCCGCCGGGGTGCCCGATGCCCTGGTGCTTGTCGTCGGCGTGGCGGGATCGGGCAAGTCCACGGTGGCGCGGCTGCTCGCCGACCGGCTCGGCTGGCCCTACCGGGACGCGGACGATTTCCATCCCCCGGCCAACCGCGCCAGGATGGCGGCCGGTCAACCGCTGACCGACAAGGAGAGGCGGCCGTGGCTGAACGCCATCGCCGCCTGGATGGACCAGGAGATCGCGGCGCGGCAACCGGCCGTGGTCACGTGCTCCGCGCTCAAGCGCGACTACCGGGACCAACTGCTCGGCGGACGACCCGTGCGCCTGGTGTACCTGCACGGTTCGCGGCAGCTCATCCGCTCCCGACTGGTCGCCCGGCACGGCCACTTCTTCCAGGCCGGACTGCTGGACAGTCAGTTCGCGGATCTCCAGGAGCCGGAGCCCGACGAACACCCCTTGGTGGTGGAGATCGACCAGCGGCCGGAAGACGTCGTCGAGGCCGTTGTATCCCTGCTGCGCGCGGACACCCCACCGGTTCCCCCGCGGACCGGCGCGCCGACCGTAGGCACCGTACCGAGTGAGGAGCTGCGCATGCCCCCCAGCGCGACAGACGAACACCGGACAGACGAACACGCGACAAGACAACACGCGACGGGAGAACAGTGGCAGCTGCGCCACGCCGAGCAGACGGCCGTCGTGGTCCAGCTGGGCGCCGCCCTGCGCCACTACGAGGTGGACGGCCGTCCGCTGCTGGACGGATTCACCGCCGACGCACGGATCACCGGCGGCCGAGGGCAACTTCTCGTTCCCTGGCCCAACCGGGTGGGCGGCGGGCGCTACCACTTCAATGGCCAGGATCTGCAACTCCCACTGACCGAGCCGGAGAAGCGCAACGCGATCCACGGACTCCTCCGCTGGACCCCGTGGGAGCTGCTCGCCCGCAGCGACGACGGAGTCAGGGTCGGCACCACGCTCTTCCCGCAGCCGGGCTATCCCTTCCTGCTGGAGGTCGTCGCCGAGTACCGGCTGGGGCCGCAGGGGCTCGAGGTCGCCGTGACCGCGACCAACGTGGGGGACACCGCGGCACCTTATGGCGTGGGCCAGCACCCTTATCTGACCGTGGGCACGGACCTGGTGGACACGGCGCTGCTGACCGTACCCGCCCGCTACCGGCTGCGCACCGACGAGCAGAGCCTGCCGGTCGGCCGGGAACCGGTCGAAGGCACGGCGTACGACTTCCGCGTCGCCCGGCCCATCGGCGAGCAGCAGCTGGACACCGCGTTCACCGGACTCGACCGGGACCCCTCCGGCCGGGCCGTGGTGCGGCTGGCGCACCCCTCGGGGCTGCGCGGCATCGACGTACGGCTCGGCGAAGGCACCCGGTACGTCCAGGTGTACACGGGTGACACCCTGCCCGAGCCCGGGCGGCGGCGCCGCGGTCTCGCCGTGGAAGCGATGTCCTGTCCGGCGGACGCTTTCCGGAGCGGTACGGATCTGACCACCCTGGAGCCGGGCGCCAGCCATGTGCTGCGGTGGGGCCTCGGCCCCTGGGAGACCACCGGTTGA